The following coding sequences lie in one Myxococcales bacterium genomic window:
- the lon gene encoding endopeptidase La: protein MSDDDRTQDKTEELELRPHDEHVPIPDDLPILPIRNAVLFPGAVAPFDVGREKSVALVEDLEGREQPVIGIFSQRDPATDDPMQDDLYPVGVVARVLKALKHSSGNYSLILQGMGRIRLEQVISGTPYLTARVSRIQEVKHDDVEAEALAMSLRDIAKQVIQLMPELPREASSLIDSIQEPSQLSDLVATNLDAPVDEKTALLETIDPKERIRKVLRLLTRQLEILKMRERINSQIKEEMGKNQREYVLRQQLKAIKEELGEEDGDQSDLDLLDERITKCNLPKEADSVARKQLKRLRSMQVGSAEYTVVRTYIDWILDVPWRHATTDKMDIPGVRKVLDEDHAGLEKVKKRIVEYLAVRKLKKDKKGPILCLIGPPGVGKTSLGRSVARALGRKFVRMSLGGVHDEAAIRGHRRTYVGALPGQVIQSMKKAGTVNPVFMLDEIDKIGHDFRGDPAAALLEVLDPEQNDTFSDHYIEIPYDLSKVMFIATANVGDTIPPALRDRMEILEIPGYTRKEKLDIARQHLIPKQIEEHGITSKIHEIKDPAVESIIDHYTREAGVRNLERQIATVIRGIAVQVAEGEMGPFVTATEADLRPYLGPPRFTSEVAERVEEAGVATGLAWTSVGGEILFIEATRMHGSGKLQLTGQLGEVMKESAHAALSFVRARAKQLNIPEDFLNKSDIHIHIPAGAMPKDGPSAGVTLMTAIVSLLTGIRVRHDVAMTGEITLRGRVLPVGGIKEKVLAAHRAGIKRVIMPERCSADIEEVPQEIRDTLEFVYVTKVDEVLAHALEKPEKLQLGTSEKKPKKGPKAKPVSASAG, encoded by the coding sequence ATGTCAGACGACGATCGGACACAGGATAAGACGGAAGAGCTGGAATTGAGGCCGCACGATGAGCATGTGCCGATTCCAGATGACTTGCCGATTTTGCCGATTCGGAACGCGGTGTTGTTTCCGGGCGCAGTGGCCCCCTTTGATGTCGGACGAGAGAAATCGGTGGCGCTCGTCGAAGACCTTGAGGGGCGAGAGCAACCCGTGATCGGTATTTTCTCCCAGCGCGATCCGGCCACCGACGATCCTATGCAAGACGATCTCTATCCGGTTGGCGTTGTTGCGCGCGTCCTTAAGGCTCTTAAGCACTCCTCTGGCAACTACAGTCTCATTCTCCAAGGCATGGGCCGCATCCGACTTGAGCAAGTGATCTCGGGCACGCCGTATCTGACCGCGCGCGTCAGCCGCATTCAAGAGGTCAAACATGATGACGTGGAAGCAGAGGCGCTGGCGATGAGCCTGCGTGATATCGCCAAGCAGGTGATTCAACTTATGCCAGAGCTTCCGCGAGAGGCCAGCTCCCTGATCGATTCCATTCAGGAGCCGAGCCAGCTATCGGACTTGGTCGCTACCAATCTTGATGCACCGGTTGATGAAAAAACCGCGCTCCTAGAAACCATCGATCCCAAGGAGCGCATCCGTAAGGTATTGCGCCTTTTGACGCGGCAGCTTGAGATCTTAAAGATGCGAGAGCGTATCAATTCCCAAATCAAAGAAGAGATGGGGAAAAATCAACGGGAGTATGTGTTACGTCAACAACTTAAAGCCATCAAAGAAGAGCTTGGCGAAGAGGATGGCGATCAAAGCGATTTGGACTTGCTCGATGAGCGCATCACCAAATGCAATCTGCCCAAGGAGGCCGACAGTGTTGCGCGCAAACAGCTTAAGCGGCTTCGTTCGATGCAGGTGGGTTCGGCGGAATACACCGTGGTGCGGACGTATATAGATTGGATCTTGGATGTGCCGTGGCGTCATGCCACCACCGATAAGATGGACATTCCCGGCGTTAGGAAGGTGCTCGACGAAGACCACGCGGGATTGGAGAAAGTCAAAAAGCGCATCGTGGAGTATCTTGCGGTGCGCAAACTCAAAAAAGATAAAAAAGGGCCTATTTTGTGCCTTATCGGGCCCCCTGGTGTGGGCAAAACATCGTTGGGGCGATCGGTGGCACGGGCGCTGGGCCGCAAGTTCGTGAGAATGTCTTTAGGCGGCGTGCATGATGAAGCTGCCATTCGCGGGCACAGGCGCACCTATGTGGGGGCATTGCCCGGACAAGTCATCCAAAGCATGAAGAAGGCAGGGACCGTCAATCCCGTGTTCATGCTCGATGAGATCGACAAAATCGGACATGATTTTCGAGGTGATCCCGCGGCGGCCTTGCTAGAGGTTTTAGATCCCGAACAAAATGACACATTTTCCGATCACTATATCGAAATCCCTTACGACCTTTCGAAGGTCATGTTCATAGCAACTGCCAACGTGGGCGATACCATTCCGCCTGCACTACGAGACCGCATGGAGATTCTAGAAATTCCCGGCTACACGCGCAAAGAGAAGCTCGACATTGCGCGGCAGCACCTGATACCGAAGCAAATCGAGGAGCACGGTATTACCTCCAAGATACACGAGATTAAAGACCCCGCCGTGGAGTCGATCATTGACCACTACACGCGTGAAGCGGGCGTCCGAAATCTAGAGCGGCAGATAGCAACCGTCATTCGCGGCATTGCTGTTCAGGTGGCCGAGGGGGAAATGGGACCGTTTGTGACCGCCACTGAAGCCGATCTACGACCATATCTCGGACCGCCGCGTTTCACGTCTGAGGTTGCCGAGCGTGTTGAAGAGGCGGGTGTTGCGACAGGCTTGGCATGGACATCGGTGGGCGGCGAGATTTTGTTCATTGAGGCCACACGCATGCACGGTTCTGGAAAGCTGCAGTTGACCGGGCAACTCGGCGAGGTGATGAAAGAATCTGCGCATGCCGCGCTCAGCTTCGTTCGGGCGCGTGCCAAGCAGCTTAACATTCCGGAAGATTTTTTGAACAAGAGCGACATTCATATTCATATTCCAGCGGGTGCGATGCCCAAAGATGGCCCGAGTGCGGGCGTGACGCTCATGACGGCAATCGTGTCACTGCTTACAGGAATTCGCGTGCGGCATGATGTGGCAATGACCGGCGAAATCACGCTGCGCGGGCGTGTGCTTCCTGTCGGAGGCATCAAGGAGAAAGTTTTGGCGGCGCATCGAGCAGGCATCAAGCGAGTGATCATGCCAGAACGCTGTTCAGCGGATATTGAGGAAGTACCGCAAGAAATACGGGACACGCTCGAGTTTGTGTACGTCACCAAGGTGGATGAGGTCTTGGCACATGCGCTCGAGAAGCCAGAAAAGCTGCAGCTCGGCACGTCGGAGAAGAAGCCCAAAAAAGGGCCTAAGGCCAAGCCCGTCAGTGCTTCTGCGGGCTGA
- a CDS encoding NAD(P)-dependent glycerol-3-phosphate dehydrogenase, which translates to MKASRIAVLGAGSWGTSLAGLLANKGHEVTLWARQPAHAASLMKERRNTFYLPDYELPPSLKVTSDLKQALSDTELLISAVPTHGLRTVYATAREHIPANVSVVVASKGIETETLLMGSEVIAEYLPEAQRRLLCVLSGPSFAQEVASEIPTAVVVAAHAEDVSQRVQRILATNWFRVYTTDDMIGVEIGGALKNVIAIAVGVADGLGMGHNTRAGLITRGLTEISRLAVALGAHPLTFAGLSGMGDLVLTCTVDLSRNRSLGLELGRGRHLDDILASMSMVAEGVCTAKSAYHLGIREHVDMPITSEVYRVLYEGKAPREAASTLMARILRAERDD; encoded by the coding sequence ATGAAGGCGTCGCGTATTGCGGTGTTGGGAGCAGGTTCTTGGGGGACGTCGCTGGCAGGCCTACTTGCAAACAAGGGCCATGAGGTAACCTTGTGGGCAAGGCAGCCGGCCCACGCCGCTTCGTTGATGAAGGAGAGGCGCAATACATTTTATCTCCCGGATTACGAGTTACCACCGAGTCTCAAGGTAACCTCGGATCTCAAACAAGCGCTTTCCGATACCGAGCTGCTGATTTCTGCGGTGCCGACCCATGGGCTGCGCACCGTGTACGCCACCGCACGGGAACATATCCCGGCGAATGTATCCGTGGTAGTAGCGTCGAAGGGGATAGAGACCGAGACGTTGCTGATGGGGTCCGAGGTGATTGCGGAGTATCTTCCTGAAGCGCAGCGCCGTTTGCTTTGTGTGTTGTCTGGACCGAGTTTCGCCCAAGAGGTGGCATCGGAGATCCCCACGGCCGTGGTTGTCGCTGCCCATGCTGAAGATGTAAGCCAACGCGTACAACGCATATTGGCGACGAATTGGTTCCGAGTTTATACGACCGATGACATGATTGGTGTCGAGATCGGCGGCGCATTAAAGAATGTGATTGCCATCGCGGTTGGCGTGGCGGATGGACTCGGCATGGGTCATAACACCCGAGCGGGCTTGATCACGCGCGGTCTGACGGAAATATCTCGGCTGGCGGTGGCTCTCGGCGCCCATCCGTTGACCTTTGCGGGCCTAAGCGGCATGGGGGATCTTGTACTGACGTGCACTGTGGACCTGTCCCGAAATCGAAGTTTGGGGCTCGAGCTCGGTCGCGGACGGCATCTCGACGACATCTTGGCCAGCATGAGTATGGTGGCTGAGGGGGTATGCACCGCCAAGAGCGCGTATCACTTGGGCATCCGTGAGCACGTGGATATGCCGATCACCAGCGAGGTTTATAGAGTTCTTTACGAGGGCAAAGCGCCCCGTGAAGCGGCTTCCACGCTGATGGCGCGCATCCTGCGCGCCGAGCGGGACGATTGA